The genomic interval AACattttgttggttttcttGTCAGcatgtctttctttttccaataTTGCCCCAAATTTCTCTAATTTTCTGCTGGAAGTGGCGGGAGTTTGAATGTTAAGATAAGAAAGAGAAGCGTACATCATTTGCTTTGCCAATAGAGTCCACCCTTCTTGACAACCGTAGTTGCCATCCATTGCCTTTTTGGTCAACAAAgctgaaatttcaattttggatGGTTAAGTTTCTTTACACGTGGAAGACTATTTGGTGAGCTTATTGGTTTTGTCAATAGCTAACTTAATCTTTGTACTTCATCTATATTCTATCACTTTTATGGTGTGTATGCTTTAGTGAGAAAGATAGAAATATgttaaagaaaggaaaaaagattcAAAAAATGATTATACAAGGAACCTCAAATTTTCCAACAGATAATGCCATTGCAAGGACCTAGGACAATCTGCAAGTACCCAGGTTTCAATTCTAATGGGTTTCTGACCAGGAAAACCACACCTTTCTTCCTCAAACCAAGTGGATCCCATCACTGtatgactttttctttttacatttttaagtGAGAGATTATATACTAATCAACTTACCAAAAGATTATTTCAGCAGATTCGGGTGGTATCCTCTAGCTAGGTAGCTTTTAATTACTTTCGATATCAATGCCTAAATCAAACATGTGACAGCCTGATTTTCTGACAAACCAGCATTTCCCCCATCGGGATCATCTTCCCTGGTGGGCATTGTCGTGACTAGAGAGCCCCAGTGGGCTACAATTACTGTGTGAAAGCAGCATCAATATCATTACATAttcaacattttctttttctgccaTTGATCTCATCTCCAAATTGCTGGCTACcgtttctttttgtttttttaaacttcaaataTTCATGTTCACATGAccattaaacataaaatcaaattaacttGTTTATCATTAGCAAACAACAAAGACATTGTACGAgttattttatacatatatatatatatatatatatatatatatatatNTAGTagttatttattatatatatatatatatatatatatatatatatatatatttgggaTAATTGTACTACTTCTTTGATTGGACGGTATTAAGCAATTACTAATGATGTTGGAATTGTCCCACAGGTGCTTAATGATGAGACCTTTGCTATATTAGTGCTCATGGCACTCTTTACCACCTTTGTGACAACCCCAACCGTCATGGCCATCTACAAGCCGGCCCGCGGTTTCTCCGCCCTCGCTCGCAGGAAATTACGTGACTTGGCCAACACCGACGAGTCGAAAGATGAGCTTAGGGTCTTGGCTTGCCTCCATGGCCTTAGCAACGTACCCTCAATCATCAGCCTTATCGAGTCAACCCGAAGCACCAAAAAATCCCAACTAAAGCTTTTCGTTATGCACCTTGTTGAACTCACTGAACGCTCTTCTTCGATCATCATGGTCCAAAGGGCCCGAAGAAATGGGCTTCCTTTCATTAAGAGGCTTCGTAGGGGGGAGTGGCAGGACCGAGTTGCTGGGGCTTTCCAGGCTTACAGTCAATTGGGTCGAGTCAAGGTTAGGCCCACGACAGCCATTTCTGCATTGTCCTCCATGCACGAGGATATTTGTCACGTGGCAGAGACCAAGCAGGTGACCATGATCGTCTTGCCTTTCCACAAACAATGGAGGCTGGAAGGTGAGCAGCGGACGGTGGAAAACGTGGGCCACGGATGGAGACTGGTGAATCAGAGGGTACTAAAGAACGCACCATGTTCGGTCGCAGTGCTAGTGGACCGTGGATTCGGCAATGGTGGCCAGACTCCGGGGCCTACTACCACTGAGTCCCACAGGGTTTGCATTCTGTTCTTTGGAGGGCCCGATGATCGCGAGGCGTTGGAGTTAGGTGGTAGAATGGCCGATCATCCAGCCGTGAAAGTGGTCGTCGTAAGATTCGTTGAAAATGAAGGATTAGAGCGAGACGGTGTAATGTTGAGGCCTTCACCGAGTACGTCCACCGATAAGAATTACTGCTTCTCCACCGCCACAATGAACCGTGCAAAAGAAAAGGCAAGCCCTGCCCTTGGTTAtaaatttttctcaaattaaaaaatataacgcTATTGATTAAGGATATGCTAAAATACTGTATATTTTTTGATGAATTAGGAATCGGACGAGGCTGCAGTGGCAGAATTCAGAAGTAAATGGGATGGAATGGTGGAGTACACAGAGAAGACATCAAGAAACTTTGTCGAGGAAGTGCTAGGACTAGGACAATGTGGGGATTATGATCTTATCGTTGTGGGAAAGGGGCGGTTTCCGTCGCCTATGGTGGCGAAATTGGCGGACCGCCAACCCGAGCACGCGGAGTTAGGGCCTATAGGGGACCTGTTGTCCTCGTCAGGTAGACGTGTTTTGTCATCGGTGTTGGTAATTCAACAGCACGATATGGCACATGCGGAGGAGACCCCAGTGTCAAAGTTTGTTCAACATGATTATGACAAGCTTAAGAGCGATGGATCTTCTGGGATGGGAGAGATTTCAAAGGTAGTGTAATCACAATTAGCTGGTATATAGCAAATGTAAATGTCTGTTTCTTACCACGCCCAGAGTTATAAATCCAGAATTTTGGatcatattttcaaataaaagtaTGTCATACAGGAAACTTTTATGCCTTTCTGTATTTCCAGATAAGAGAAGACATTAGAATTTACCGGATCATGACATATGCAACAAAAGCAAGTGGTATATTTCATTGCATAGAAATAAGCAAAAGCTTTACAAAAACTTTCCCAATATTGCATATGTGATCAACACTATCATCCGTCATAATGTCACACGATAACCCAGCATCTTCACTTAGCAACCGTATCATCATAcccaaagaagaacaaactACCCTGTATAATATTGCATATGTGATCAACACTATCATCCGTCATAATGTCACACGATTTAATTTCTAACAACCAAAAAATATGTCCTTGTGTGTTCTGGAAGTGAGGTCTCCACAATGGTCGGATCTTGTCATGATCATAATAGCACTATTGCCTATGTTGAATGTTGGGATGTTTATTCTGTCTTTTGATGGTATGAAACGTCGAGGGAGATTCTTCAATGTCACACAACATGTTCGTTCCTCAACCATTAAAGATTCCCATAATCGATTTGTTCCATGTGAAAAAGGTTTCTACAAAGATTTATGCTGATGAGTTAATTTGTGTTGACACTTTCAGCTGAGAAAAGCAGAAGGAATGTGATCATCATCAGGAACTCCAAGCTAAAATGCACGTGCAGCATAAAAACTCTCATAATATTGCTATTTAGATGCATTTTTAACAGAACAATGTGCCTTTAGGGAGTCCcttttcaagaaaaacataaacatatattCTCTCTTGTTcctttcaagagaaaattctAGGAATCAGCATAATCAGGGTTGATCATAACAAGACCCTGCAAATTAAGGAGCAATGTTATTCTTGGGAAACTGGGTTTTGATCAGTTTGCTAAAGCTTttattcatcatcatcttctttgGGCCACCCGGTATCTACTAAAAAGGGTTTTGGGTAGTGAAATCTATCTGAATTTGGAAGCCAAGATTAACTTAAGTGTAGCATTCTCCAAATTATTTTGACTAATTTGATGGTTGCATCAAATGAAGTAATTGAACCCTTGTTAATTAACACATATTTAGCCTGTTtgatcttattttttttctagtttaaaagctattatgtacgaaaaataataatttttaaaattaaattaaagttgtttggtaaattttttttataagtttttttttataagttataattttggttaaaattatcataaaatgtatttctttttttgaaagggtaatattgtaattgtttttaacagatgaggatatttttagaacaaaaattaaaattctcttatatttttaaaagaagagaaggaaaagCTCCTATGTCCTTAAGCTCCTGTgtccttaagctctttttttcaaaaatttatttttttaaaaaaaactacgtttttttaaagaatttttcaaaatttatatttaatctgatttttacttttaaaaagtaaataaattaaaaaaaaaaatcaagccaAACAAATACTTAGTTCCATTTCTAGCATGGTCTCTTCAGTGAAGTGACAGGGCATTGGCTGCGAATAGATAAGAACAAATCCTGATGCCCAACACCAACTTGAAAGGAAATTAATCACGCTTTCTGCATTTGATTTGAACCCTTTGGAGGTGTCCAATAGACCACATATTGACTATTAAAATGTCCAATAGCCAATTTCTGGTACATGTTGGCTTAGCCTCGTGCAGTTTCAGGGTGCATACCATCTTAGGCTTCGTTTGGTAATCATGAAATTGATTTCCGAAAGttaatttcttcatttccGACTGCTCTAATTGAAgggaaaattaattattaatgattaatgattaatgattaattCGCATACTCATATATCAACATTCTTTATATAAGAATATATATTCATAGGAAAATTAATtagtataaaatttttttattgttttattacagtcaatcaagtttttatatttttattttggattaaataagttcttataacattaaaatgtcacatattattttataccaTATAGCGCTAACGTGACATATTGATATGTTATAATAAGTGacataaaaatatgatatgtaatattttttaccCTCCCACATTAATGTCATATTAAGATCACGTGTGCATATAATAACAAGTTACATTTTAACTATTGACAATTAGTTAACGGTTAGTtataaaaatctattttaattcaaaataaaaatataaaggcttgattgaatataataaaataatataaatttatttaacttttctcaaataatttaaaaactttttcaaatattatatatatacatacttttacctttttccattatttttttaaataaatgaagtaATTTCAAGCCTTACAAGCACAATTGAAGGGAAAAACAAAGGTGGCGTTTAGTACTTTATAATGCAATATGATTACAGGTAATATGATTGTAAGTAATGTGATTACACgaaaaataacattacagTATTTGgtatacaaacaaaataatgattaaaatgtaGAGAAGATAACATTGCAGCGTTTGGTTTACAAGTACTTTACTAGaaatgtaatgttaattttcagAATTACCCTTGTttattaaaatgcaagtttaatataattgtattttttattgttaatttttatataatatcatctcttatatatatttttaatatcatatattttattttcatttcttattataattttatatattttattttcatttctttaatataatttttatattatatatttttattttaatttcttttatatatattatataaattttaatttaatttattttattttattttaatttctaatttttatattatatattttattttaatattttttattttaattataacattacaaaatatttttaagaaaataataaagttgaagggtaaaaatatctttaacaACATTACAGAGtgcaatgtaatgtgattacattGATTTTAAACTGCAATTACATTACATTACTTGATtgcaatgtgattgcattaCAATCTTACATTGCAATGATCTGCTGCAAAACAAATACTATAATacaatttaattgaatttattgCAGGAAATGTGCTTCAACTTTCTTTATACCAAACGTTACCAAAAGGTCTTCTTATTGAGAGGATTCTCAACCAcgaaaataatatatataccatGTATCTATATGTGTTGCGGTAGAAAACCATATGGTAAACTTCCCATTAATCATAAAGCAGCATCTTTGAGACAATTATAAAGTATTGTTTGGCCCACCATAAATATGAGTGCGCCAAAATTAGTGGGTCACGAAACCCCCCAATAATATTGCCATGGAACAGAGCCACCAACACCTCCATGTCAAACTCTATAAGAACCCTTCTCCACTTCACGAATTTTCTGCCTCAGAGAAATCAGGTGTAGCAATAAATTTTTCCCTTGTCACAACAATGGCGATCAATGGAAC from Theobroma cacao cultivar B97-61/B2 chromosome 5, Criollo_cocoa_genome_V2, whole genome shotgun sequence carries:
- the LOC18597792 gene encoding cation/H(+) antiporter 20; this translates as MPFNITSIKTSSNGAWQGDNPLDFAFPLLIVQTTLILVLSRFLAFLLKPLRQPKVIAEIVGGILLGPSAFGRNEDYLHRIFPSWSMPVLETVASIGLIFFLFLVGLELDLSSIRRSGRRAFGIAFAGISLPFVCGIGVAFVLRKTVDGADKVGYGQFLVFMGVALSITAFPVLARILAELKLLTTQLGETAMAAAAFNDVAAWILLALAVALAGNGSGHHKSPLISVWVLLSGVAFVAFMFLVIRPAMKWVACRCSPDRDSVDEAYICLTLAGVMVSGFITDLIGVHAIFGAFIFGLTIPKEGEFAERLIERIEDFVSGLLLPLYFASSGLKTNVAKISGGEAWGLLGLVISTACAGKIIGTFAVAMMYSMPVRESLALGVLMNTKGLVELIVLNIGKEKKVLNDETFAILVLMALFTTFVTTPTVMAIYKPARGFSALARRKLRDLANTDESKDELRVLACLHGLSNVPSIISLIESTRSTKKSQLKLFVMHLVELTERSSSIIMVQRARRNGLPFIKRLRRGEWQDRVAGAFQAYSQLGRVKVRPTTAISALSSMHEDICHVAETKQVTMIVLPFHKQWRLEGEQRTVENVGHGWRLVNQRVLKNAPCSVAVLVDRGFGNGGQTPGPTTTESHRVCILFFGGPDDREALELGGRMADHPAVKVVVVRFVENEGLERDGVMLRPSPSTSTDKNYCFSTATMNRAKEKESDEAAVAEFRSKWDGMVEYTEKTSRNFVEEVLGLGQCGDYDLIVVGKGRFPSPMVAKLADRQPEHAELGPIGDLLSSSGRRVLSSVLVIQQHDMAHAEETPVSKFVQHDYDKLKSDGSSGMGEISKVV